The DNA segment TTATTGATGGAGCATAATTATGCACTTATGATGTATTGGGAAACAACAGCATTTCAAGAAAGATATAATTTTGATTATTCTAAATGGAAAGAGGATTTTAAAGTTAAAACGATAAGGGTAGTGTAAAGAGATTGGGTATAAAATTCCCTCCTCCGCTTGCGGGGGAGGGCTAGGGTGGGGGGAATTGTTATTATTATTTAAAAAATTAATAGGGCGTGTTGAACTTTTGAGTATAAAAAACAAGCAACGTAAAAATCTGTTATAATAAATTCGCTAAAATCAACTAAACGGAGAATTACGTTGCCTAGAACAATTTTAACAGATAATCAATGGAATAAGCTATACAATTTTCTTTTTTGCACAGGAAGAATTTATAAAAAAGCTGAACATAGAAAAACAGTTGAAGGAATTTTATATCGAATTAGAACAGGGATCCCTTGGCGAGATTTACCTTCTTACTTTGGTAAATGGAATACTGTTTTTAAGCGATTTAATATTTGGTCAAAAAAAGGAATTATAAAAAAATTACTTTCTTTTTTTAATCAACACTTTGATTTAGAATGGGTTTTTATAGATGGTAGTATTGTTAAGGCTCATCAAGATGCAACAGGTAAGGGTGGTAACCAAGCAATAGGGAAAAGTGTAGCAGGAAATACAACTAAATTACATTTAGCAGTTGATAGCTGTGGTAATCCTATTGATTTTACGCTAACAGGCGGAGAAGTACACGATAGTAAAGAAGCGGTACATTTATTAGAGCTTATTCCTGATAGTGAGCATATTATTGCTGATCGTGGATATGATAGCCAAGAATTAAGAGAGATTATCAAAACAAATAAAAAGGCAAAACCAGTAATTCCAAGAAAGCAAAATTCAAAAATAGGCAATCATGATATGGATTGGTGCTTATATAAATATCGCCATCTTGTGGAAAATGCTTTTGCTTATTTAAAACGTTATAGAGCCGTTGCAACTAGGTATGACAAGACGCAATGGAATTATGAGAGTGTAATAATTTTGGCGTGTTGTATGAAATGGTTAAAAGTAATAGTTGAATAAAAAATGTACTTAAAAGTTCAACACGCCCTAGTTAAAGTATGCAATTGTCCTGACTACTTATTATGGTTACCTAACACTTAGGAATAAATATGCGAATATATTTTAGATTAAAATCTATAGAAGAAATAAAACAAGATTTGTCTTATTTAGATAATTATACAGTTAGTTGGTTAGACTTAACCGATGGTGATTTATGGATAGAAATAAATGAAAAAAGACTTTTTATTTATTCCCAAAACATAATGGAACATTGGAAAACTGATGATAAATTTGTTGATTATCAACTTGATACTTTTACTGTATATTTCTCTAATCTATTTGAGTTTATTTGCAAAAGCCTTTCAAAGAAATTGTATGATTTATTTAATAATTTGGAGGATGTTGTAAAATTTAACAATGTACTGAATGAGTATTTTGCAATATACGAAGATGAAAATGAAGAACGTTATAATGCTTTTATCCCATACTATCATAAAATATCAAATTTATGTTATGGCAGAATGCTATCAGAGTATCCTCCAACAGGCTCACCTTGTCTTTATTTTTTTAGACACAAAGATAAAATAAAAGTTATTTGGGATTGTGAAATTAAAAATGAAATTGGTATTCCATTATGGGAAGCGGACAGTGGTATTTATGAAATGCCTTACATTGATTTTGTTGAAGAAGTAAAACGATTTTTTGATAAATTTATAAAGGCAATGGAAGTTCAAATTGAAAATGCACTAAAAACAGATTGGGGACATTTAAAAATCAATAAAGATTTAGCAAAAAGATATCCAGATATTAAACAAGCTTATTTAAATGATCTTGCTTTTCTGGATAAAAATATAGAGGAAAATAATGAAGAAATTGAGCAAATATACCAACAAGTTTTAAGTGAAATAGCGGAAAACTATAAAAATGAATAAATTCACTAAAATATTAGATATAGTCTCAAAGATAGCGGTTATTTTATACATACTTTTTACACTATTTTATTGCTATGAAACATTTGATTTTTATACTTGTGAATATGCAGATCTTCGGCATTTTTTAGGATTACAAACTATGATCTGTCAAACTGTATTAGGCGGTGGTGGTTTAGGTGCAGCAATGTCTGTGGTTTATATTGTGCTAATTAGTATGGTGCTTGTTGCTTTATTGCCTTTATTAATTGGGTTGCGTGTTTTGGTCTATTTTTTGAGAAAAAGAATAAATAAAAAACAACAGAGTAGTGATTAAAAATCAATAATTTATACTTATAAAGCTTGATGAATAAAGTAGAAACGTAGCATTCTACATCTCAAAATATGGGTTGATATATCAAACGAATATTGTTAATTAGACACTACAACGTATTTTTATAACAGGGCAAGCGCATTTTAATTTAAGAACTTCCCATTAATGAAGGTTTTAAGTTTACCTAGTTAAAATATAAAAAAATAACAATAAAAATTAGCGAGTTATTTCAAATTGTAGGATAATGCTAAATTATGAATTGTATCTATGAGAATTTTATGCTGATCTGTCCCCATTGTAAGACTAAATTAAACCTATCTGAAAAATCATATCGTTGTGAGAATAATCATTGCTTTGATCAAGGAAAAGCAGGGGATCTGAATTTATTATTAGTCAATCAAAAACGTAGTAAATCACCGGGTGATAGCCGTGAAATGGTAAATGAACGCCATAATTTTTTAGAAAGTGGAGCTTATTCACCTATTACTGAATTATTGGCAAAAACAGTAATGAAATTGACACAAGGAGAACCGAAGGTTATTGTTGATGCAGGTTGTGGTGAAGGTTATTATTTGCGTCAAGTTCAACGACTTTGTTTCCCTACTTTAGACTATTTTCATAATAATGGTGGTCAGTTTATTGGTTGGGATATTTCTAAATTTGCGGTTCAAAAAGCAGCAAAATCGGCAAATTTTTCAGCACTATGGCTTACGGCAAGCAATGCCCATATTCCATTAGCAGATAATAGCGTGGATATTTTAATTAGTGCATTTGGTTTTGAAGTGGCTGAAGAATTTGCTCGTGTATTAAAACCAAATGGTTATATGGTTACCCTTGATGCAGGAGAAAAACACTTGTTATCTTTAAGAAAAGTGATCTATCCGATGATTAAACCTTTTCGTGAAAAACCATTATTAAATGAGTCTTTGTTTCGTTGTATTAAAAAAGATTATACAAGCTACTATACATTACTTAATAAAACTCAGCTTTCACAACTAATGATAATGACGCCTCATTTGTATCGAGCAACGTACGAAGGAAAAGTCGCTGTTCAGCAACTTAATGAGTTGGAGATTGATGTTGATGTTCAGTTACGAGTTTATCAACACAATGCTTAGAAAATGAGAGAAAATAAATTTTTTAAAATATCTATAAAATACTTGCATTAATAAAAAAAATGACTATAATCATTCCCTATCAGACGCGGGGTGGAGCAGCTTGGTAGCTCGTCGGGCTCATAACCCGAAGGTCGTTGGTTCAAATCCAGCCCCCGCAACCAGCTTTTTTAAGCTCATTTTCTTGTTTGAAAATGGGCTTTGTTTTTATTAGAACAAGGTAAAAACATATTTTAAAAAGTCCCAAACAATGTGTTGGGGCTTTTTTGTAGGAATTAAACAAGGTCATAATAAATATTTGACTATTTTTCTAAGAAGGAGCTTATATAGCTCTTTTTTTATATTTAATTATTAGGAGGTATCTTTGGCTACATTAGAGCAAAAGCTACAAGAACTAACGCAAACTTCTATTGAAGCAATGGGATTTGAGTTAGTAGGCATTGAAACACAGAGAGCAGGACATTTTTTAACTGTTCGTATTTATATTGATAAAGAAGACGGCGTAACTGTAGAAGATTGTAGTAGTGTGAGCCGTCAAGTAAGTGCTATTTTTGATGTTGAAGATCCAATTAGTGATAAGTATAATCTAGAGGTTTCCTCTCCTGGTTTGGATCGTCCACTATTTACTCCAGAGCATTATCAACGTTTTATTGGACGAGATGTAATTATACATCTACGTATTCCAATGTTTGATCGTCGTAAATGGCAGGGCGAGTTAGTTAGTGTTGAGAATGATTTAGTCACATTAAAGGTTGAGAATGAAATGCAAAACTTTGCATTTGGTAACATTCAGAAAGCAAATTTAGTTCCAATTTTTAATTTTTAAAAGGTATTTAAAATGAGTAAAGAGATTTTATTGGCAGCAGAAGCTGTCTCTAACGAAAAATTGCTACCAAAAGAAGCAATTTTTGAAGCCTTAGAAATGGCATTGGCAATTTCAACAAGAAAGAAAAAAGAATTAGATGTTGATGTCCGAGTAGTGATTAATCGTAAAACAGGTGATTTTCAAACATTTCGACGTTGGACTGTGGTTACAGAAGTACATAATACAACTCGTGAAATGAGTATTGAAGCAGCTCAATATGATGATCCAACTATTCAGGTAGGTGATGTGATGGAAGATGAAATTGATTCAATTCCATTTGATCGTATTACAATGCAAACCGCACGTCAGGTAATTACAACTAAAATTCGTGAAGCTGAACGCAATAAAGTGATTGAACAGTTCCGTTCACAATTAGGTGAAATTATTAATGGTACAGTTAAAAAAGTAAACCGTGAGCAAATTATTTTAGATTTAGGTTATCAAGCTGAAGCGGTTATTGTGCGAGAAGATATGTTACCTCGTGAAAATCTTCGCCCAGGAGATAGAGTACGTGGTGTTCTTTATGAAATTAAGCCAGATTCAAAAGGACCTCAATTATTTGTTACTCGTTCAAAACCTGTAATGCTTGAAGAGTTATTCAGACTAGAA comes from the Pasteurella atlantica genome and includes:
- a CDS encoding IS5 family transposase — encoded protein: MPRTILTDNQWNKLYNFLFCTGRIYKKAEHRKTVEGILYRIRTGIPWRDLPSYFGKWNTVFKRFNIWSKKGIIKKLLSFFNQHFDLEWVFIDGSIVKAHQDATGKGGNQAIGKSVAGNTTKLHLAVDSCGNPIDFTLTGGEVHDSKEAVHLLELIPDSEHIIADRGYDSQELREIIKTNKKAKPVIPRKQNSKIGNHDMDWCLYKYRHLVENAFAYLKRYRAVATRYDKTQWNYESVIILACCMKWLKVIVE
- a CDS encoding DUF5984 family protein; translation: MRIYFRLKSIEEIKQDLSYLDNYTVSWLDLTDGDLWIEINEKRLFIYSQNIMEHWKTDDKFVDYQLDTFTVYFSNLFEFICKSLSKKLYDLFNNLEDVVKFNNVLNEYFAIYEDENEERYNAFIPYYHKISNLCYGRMLSEYPPTGSPCLYFFRHKDKIKVIWDCEIKNEIGIPLWEADSGIYEMPYIDFVEEVKRFFDKFIKAMEVQIENALKTDWGHLKINKDLAKRYPDIKQAYLNDLAFLDKNIEENNEEIEQIYQQVLSEIAENYKNE
- a CDS encoding putative RNA methyltransferase, which codes for MLICPHCKTKLNLSEKSYRCENNHCFDQGKAGDLNLLLVNQKRSKSPGDSREMVNERHNFLESGAYSPITELLAKTVMKLTQGEPKVIVDAGCGEGYYLRQVQRLCFPTLDYFHNNGGQFIGWDISKFAVQKAAKSANFSALWLTASNAHIPLADNSVDILISAFGFEVAEEFARVLKPNGYMVTLDAGEKHLLSLRKVIYPMIKPFREKPLLNESLFRCIKKDYTSYYTLLNKTQLSQLMIMTPHLYRATYEGKVAVQQLNELEIDVDVQLRVYQHNA
- the rimP gene encoding ribosome maturation factor RimP — its product is MATLEQKLQELTQTSIEAMGFELVGIETQRAGHFLTVRIYIDKEDGVTVEDCSSVSRQVSAIFDVEDPISDKYNLEVSSPGLDRPLFTPEHYQRFIGRDVIIHLRIPMFDRRKWQGELVSVENDLVTLKVENEMQNFAFGNIQKANLVPIFNF